The proteins below are encoded in one region of candidate division KSB1 bacterium:
- a CDS encoding PIN domain-containing protein → MKVMLDLNILLDHIQKREPHYQFSSIVISEVLKNKVEGIIPAHALTTLYYLISKYTNKERANERIDWLLEKFDFVGGDKSLFKRARNLQIDDFEDAVVASLAEDLHCDHIISRNVPDFENSPIPAITPEEFARTYVNVE, encoded by the coding sequence ATGAAAGTTATGCTTGACTTAAATATCCTCCTTGATCATATTCAAAAGCGTGAACCCCATTATCAGTTTTCTTCCATTGTCATAAGTGAAGTTTTAAAAAATAAAGTTGAAGGGATCATTCCTGCCCATGCTTTGACGACTCTTTATTATCTCATTTCAAAATATACGAACAAAGAGCGGGCCAATGAGAGAATTGACTGGTTATTAGAGAAGTTTGATTTTGTCGGCGGTGACAAATCGTTATTCAAACGTGCAAGAAATTTACAAATTGACGATTTTGAGGATGCTGTTGTAGCAAGTCTTGCCGAAGATCTCCACTGTGATCATATTATTAGCCGAAACGTTCCTGATTTTGAAAATTCCCCAATTCCCGCAATTACACCTGAAGAATTTGCCAGAACGTATGTCAATGTTGAATAA
- a CDS encoding carbon-nitrogen hydrolase family protein yields the protein MKIALIQQKSSRDISENRRKGLEAVKVAAENGAKMIGFSELAFEPFYPQIPATEKIRQMGESIPGPTTELFSKLAADLGVVIILNLFERDGDRTYDTSPVINSDGNLLGTTRMVHITDYPCFHEKGYYHPGDHGAPVYETAFGKIGVAICYDRHYPEYMRALALAGANIVFVPQAGAVDEWPAGLYEAEMQVAAFQNGFFTALCNRVGEETMLVFSGESFVCSPAGEVIARASRGTEEILYCDLDLDETETSHARRLFLRDRRPDVYKEWFSS from the coding sequence CTGAAAATAGCGCTTATTCAACAAAAGAGTTCGAGAGACATTAGTGAAAACCGCCGCAAGGGTCTCGAAGCAGTAAAGGTTGCCGCTGAAAATGGCGCAAAAATGATCGGTTTTTCAGAACTGGCATTTGAACCTTTCTATCCCCAAATTCCAGCAACGGAGAAAATAAGACAGATGGGAGAGTCCATCCCGGGACCAACTACAGAATTATTTTCAAAACTGGCCGCTGATCTGGGCGTGGTTATCATACTCAATTTATTCGAGCGAGACGGTGACCGGACTTATGATACTTCACCCGTAATAAACTCCGATGGCAACCTGCTGGGTACGACAAGGATGGTTCATATTACAGACTATCCTTGTTTCCATGAGAAGGGCTATTACCACCCAGGTGACCATGGCGCACCGGTTTATGAAACAGCGTTTGGTAAGATCGGTGTGGCCATCTGTTATGATAGGCATTATCCCGAGTACATGCGTGCCCTCGCCCTTGCTGGAGCGAACATTGTTTTTGTTCCCCAAGCCGGCGCGGTTGACGAATGGCCAGCGGGGCTTTATGAAGCAGAAATGCAAGTTGCGGCTTTTCAAAATGGGTTCTTCACCGCATTATGCAATCGCGTTGGCGAAGAGACTATGCTGGTTTTTTCGGGAGAATCCTTTGTCTGTTCTCCGGCTGGCGAGGTCATAGCACGAGCCTCCAGGGGTACTGAAGAAATCCTCTATTGTGATCTAGATCTGGACGAAACAGAAACGTCACATGCCCGGCGTCTATTCCTTCGTGATCGACGCCCTGATGTCTATAAAGAGTGGTTCTCTTCATAA